The Henckelia pumila isolate YLH828 chromosome 2, ASM3356847v2, whole genome shotgun sequence genome includes a window with the following:
- the LOC140882464 gene encoding uncharacterized protein isoform X2 produces the protein MNSQKDLKIQEQSSESANRKSIEGSSVLNSLTGRESVNYSEDRETMELHARATAQEKEIMYLREQIALASMTESHLLNEKYSLERKFSELRLALDEKQNEAITTASHELARRKGDLEVNLNLLSELKATEDERHVFTSAMIGILAEYGAWPHVTNASALSNSIKNLHDRLQFRIRTSHARLAEVNAMIGNDTRNGFGGNEISGLSPMSGQPPSSSMGMHGFSNYNHYNDGKFLDQTDGVPRYGQEYDSKPIKSLERPVDTHQFPNIENPLRTFPGIYRNFAGHTVDDVLNKNVYPFGVEQSTSHGPIIHNGVDSFVSDEEGPGIENFQINGDAKPGCKLLGCGFPVRGTSLCMFQWVRHYPDGTRQYIEGATNPDYIVTADDVDKLIAVECIPMDDQGRQGELVRIFANDHNKITCDEEMQEEIDSYIAKGQAKFLVMILLDSSENWEHATLYLRRSGFQVKVERTQAAVIVEKYSEEVLIKIPSGPSTQFVLKCANGSSYPFSTSNDDIRMREKVVLTMRIFQSKALDENRKVKA, from the exons ATGAATAGCCAAAAGGACCTCAAGATTCAGGAACAAAGCTCGGAATCTGCAAACAG GAAAAGCATAGAAGGAAGTTCTGTATTAAATTCTCTGACGGGGAGAGAAAGTGTAAATTATTCTGAAGACCGAGAAACCATG GAACTTCATGCACGTGCTACAGCTCAAGAGAAGGAAATTATGTATCTTCGGGAACAAATTGCTCTGGCCAGTATGACG gaatcACATCTTTTGAATGAAAAGTACTCACTTGAGAGGAAATTTTCTGAGTTGCGATTG GCTCTAGATGAAAAGCAAAATGAAGCTATCACGACTGCTTCACATGAGTTGGCCCGTAGGAAAGGAGATCTTGAAGTGAATTTAAACTTGCTTAGCGAGTTAAAG GCCACAGAAGATGAGAGACATGTCTTTACTTCAGCTATGATTGGAATATTGGCTGAATATGGCGCGTGGCCTCATGTCACCAATGCCTCTGCCCTGTCCAACAGCATAAAG AACTTGCACGATCGACTACAGTTTAGGATAAGAACTTCACAT GCTAGACTAGCAGAGGTGAACGCTATGATCGGAAATGACACTAGAAATGGTTTTGGTGGTAACGAGATTTCTGGTTTAAGTCCCATGAGTGGCCAACCTCCTAGCAGTTCCATG GGCATGCATGGATTTTCTAACTATAACCACTATAATGATGGGAAATTTTTGGATCAAACTGATGGCGTACCAAGATATGGCCAGGAATATGATTCAAAACCAATCAAGAGCTTAGAGCGTCCTGTTGATACGCACCAATTTCCAAACATTGAGAACCCTTTAAGAACATTTCCTGGAATTTACAG AAATTTTGCAGGACATACTGTTGACGACGTGCTAAACAAAAATGTGTATCCTTTCGGAGTCGAGCAGAGTACTTCTCATGGTCCAATAATACATAATGGGGTTGATTCTTTTGTGTCCGATG AGGAAGGTCCCGGAATAGAGAACTTTCAAATTAATGGGGATGCTAAACCAGGATGCAAACTCTTAGGCTGTGGATTCCCTGTACGTGGAACTTCACTCTGTATGTTTCAG TGGGTTCGTCATTATCCAGATGGCACAAGACAGTATATTGAGG GTGCCACCAATCCCGATTACATAGTGACAGCTGATGATGTTGATAAACTTATAGCTGTTGAGTGCATACCGATGGACGACCAAGGACGACAG GGTGAACTTGTCAGGATTTTCGCAAATGATCACAACAAAATAACATGTG ATGAAGAGATGCAAGAGGAGATTGATTCATATATTGCTAAAGGCCAAGCAAAATTTCTTGTCATGATTCTT TTAGATTCCTCAGAGAACTGGGAGCATGCTACTCTATATTTGAGGCGGTCAGGCTTTCAGGTTAAGGTTGAGAGAACGCAGGCTGCTGTGATTGTGGAGAAATATTCTGAAGAAGTATTG ATCAAAATACCAAGTGGACCCTCAACACAATTTGTTTTGAAATGCGCAAATGGCTCATCATATCCCTTTAGCACAAGTAATGATGACATCCG AATGCGAGAGAAAGTTGTGCTGACTATGAGAATTTTCCAGAGCAAG GCTTTGGATGAAAACAGGAAGGTTAAGGCATGA
- the LOC140882464 gene encoding uncharacterized protein isoform X1: MSSWTSSMNSQKDLKIQEQSSESANRKSIEGSSVLNSLTGRESVNYSEDRETMELHARATAQEKEIMYLREQIALASMTESHLLNEKYSLERKFSELRLALDEKQNEAITTASHELARRKGDLEVNLNLLSELKATEDERHVFTSAMIGILAEYGAWPHVTNASALSNSIKNLHDRLQFRIRTSHARLAEVNAMIGNDTRNGFGGNEISGLSPMSGQPPSSSMGMHGFSNYNHYNDGKFLDQTDGVPRYGQEYDSKPIKSLERPVDTHQFPNIENPLRTFPGIYRNFAGHTVDDVLNKNVYPFGVEQSTSHGPIIHNGVDSFVSDEEGPGIENFQINGDAKPGCKLLGCGFPVRGTSLCMFQWVRHYPDGTRQYIEGATNPDYIVTADDVDKLIAVECIPMDDQGRQGELVRIFANDHNKITCDEEMQEEIDSYIAKGQAKFLVMILLDSSENWEHATLYLRRSGFQVKVERTQAAVIVEKYSEEVLIKIPSGPSTQFVLKCANGSSYPFSTSNDDIRMREKVVLTMRIFQSKALDENRKVKA; encoded by the exons atgtCTTCTTGGACCAGTTCTATGAATAGCCAAAAGGACCTCAAGATTCAGGAACAAAGCTCGGAATCTGCAAACAG GAAAAGCATAGAAGGAAGTTCTGTATTAAATTCTCTGACGGGGAGAGAAAGTGTAAATTATTCTGAAGACCGAGAAACCATG GAACTTCATGCACGTGCTACAGCTCAAGAGAAGGAAATTATGTATCTTCGGGAACAAATTGCTCTGGCCAGTATGACG gaatcACATCTTTTGAATGAAAAGTACTCACTTGAGAGGAAATTTTCTGAGTTGCGATTG GCTCTAGATGAAAAGCAAAATGAAGCTATCACGACTGCTTCACATGAGTTGGCCCGTAGGAAAGGAGATCTTGAAGTGAATTTAAACTTGCTTAGCGAGTTAAAG GCCACAGAAGATGAGAGACATGTCTTTACTTCAGCTATGATTGGAATATTGGCTGAATATGGCGCGTGGCCTCATGTCACCAATGCCTCTGCCCTGTCCAACAGCATAAAG AACTTGCACGATCGACTACAGTTTAGGATAAGAACTTCACAT GCTAGACTAGCAGAGGTGAACGCTATGATCGGAAATGACACTAGAAATGGTTTTGGTGGTAACGAGATTTCTGGTTTAAGTCCCATGAGTGGCCAACCTCCTAGCAGTTCCATG GGCATGCATGGATTTTCTAACTATAACCACTATAATGATGGGAAATTTTTGGATCAAACTGATGGCGTACCAAGATATGGCCAGGAATATGATTCAAAACCAATCAAGAGCTTAGAGCGTCCTGTTGATACGCACCAATTTCCAAACATTGAGAACCCTTTAAGAACATTTCCTGGAATTTACAG AAATTTTGCAGGACATACTGTTGACGACGTGCTAAACAAAAATGTGTATCCTTTCGGAGTCGAGCAGAGTACTTCTCATGGTCCAATAATACATAATGGGGTTGATTCTTTTGTGTCCGATG AGGAAGGTCCCGGAATAGAGAACTTTCAAATTAATGGGGATGCTAAACCAGGATGCAAACTCTTAGGCTGTGGATTCCCTGTACGTGGAACTTCACTCTGTATGTTTCAG TGGGTTCGTCATTATCCAGATGGCACAAGACAGTATATTGAGG GTGCCACCAATCCCGATTACATAGTGACAGCTGATGATGTTGATAAACTTATAGCTGTTGAGTGCATACCGATGGACGACCAAGGACGACAG GGTGAACTTGTCAGGATTTTCGCAAATGATCACAACAAAATAACATGTG ATGAAGAGATGCAAGAGGAGATTGATTCATATATTGCTAAAGGCCAAGCAAAATTTCTTGTCATGATTCTT TTAGATTCCTCAGAGAACTGGGAGCATGCTACTCTATATTTGAGGCGGTCAGGCTTTCAGGTTAAGGTTGAGAGAACGCAGGCTGCTGTGATTGTGGAGAAATATTCTGAAGAAGTATTG ATCAAAATACCAAGTGGACCCTCAACACAATTTGTTTTGAAATGCGCAAATGGCTCATCATATCCCTTTAGCACAAGTAATGATGACATCCG AATGCGAGAGAAAGTTGTGCTGACTATGAGAATTTTCCAGAGCAAG GCTTTGGATGAAAACAGGAAGGTTAAGGCATGA